CAAACCAGTTTCATGCATAATCATTTCTGAAATACCAAAGCAAAGCAACACAGACGACAAAATAATAGGCGCTTTTAAATATTCAGGGATTTTTCCTTTTTCGCTCATCTTGCTGATAGTGAATGCAAAGATATATCCTAATAAAGCAGCAAATATAGCCCCTAAAAAGAAAGAGAATATATAACTTATGCCAATAGAATCATTGGTTATAACCTTAACAATCTGGTAAGCAAATAATGCGACTAGAGCGCCAAATGGGTCAACGATGATACCTTCCCACTTTAAAACAGCTGCTGTTCGTGGTTTTAACTTAGCCTGTCTTAAAAGTGGAATGATCACCGTTGGACCTGTGACTATGAATAATCCACCGATAACAAAAGAGACTTCCCAGCTTAGACCTACAGCGTAGTGAGCGGCTAACGAACCACCAATCCAGGCAAGAAACGCTCCTATAGTCACAATTCTAACTACCGATTTAGATATACCTCTTAGTTCTCGAACATCAAGGCTAGAGCTTCCTTCAAACAGAATGAGAGCTACGGCTAAAGAAATGATGGGAACATAATAATCTCCTAATGCGTGCTCAGGGTTTATGAAGCCTAAAAAGGGTCCGATCAACAAACCCGCAATAGACATAATAACAATCGCTGGTAATTGAAAACGCCATGCTAACCATTGAGAGGTAATTCCTAGTGCAAGGAAGGTTACAATTCCAAATAGAATTAATTGCTCCAAATCATTCATCTCTTTTCTATATATATTTTGAACCAAATAGGTATGGATTTTGCTTATCTAATTCTACAAGTCTTTATCATTTAAAAATAGACCGCACTTTTTTATAAGCACTCGGTCTATCTTTGAAAAAATTTGTATTGTCGTTTTACGTGACGAAGGAAACTTTGCCTGTATACTTATAATCTATTCAATGTTTAATATATTTATAACTTGACATGCCGACCTATGCACTAGTTCAGCACATAGATCTCCTTAGTATTATTTCGTATTTTCTAATTAGCTAATGCTTCAGTAAGATTTGGAACAACCTGCTTCTTACGTGAAACAACACCCTCGAGAACAGCAGTATTGTTACTCAAAGTAACGTTAAATGCTTTTTCTACAGCACTTGCTTTTTTGCCTAGTGCTAATGCAGTGGAATTGTTTGTTAAGATGTCTGTTACAGCAAAAACAAATAAGTCTAATTCTTTTTCAGCAATTACTTGTGTAATTGCATCTTCTAATTCTTGCTGACGATTAAGAACGTCTGCTGTATCTACAGTGTTCACTTGAGCGATTTCAACCTTATAATCTCCCATGTTAAATTCTTTTGCATCAAGAGTGATCATTTCATTAATACTTTTTCCACTTAGATCTGCCCCAGCTTTTAACATATTTAAACCATATTCCTCTGCATTCACACCTGCGATTTCAGCTAACTCATGAGCAGCAGCTACATCTTGGTCTGTACATGTTGGAGATTTAAATAATAAGGAGTCAGAGATGATGGCTGATAACATTAATCCAGCAATTTCCT
The window above is part of the Chengkuizengella sp. SCS-71B genome. Proteins encoded here:
- a CDS encoding manganese-dependent inorganic pyrophosphatase, with protein sequence MEKVLIFGHKNPDTDTICSAIVYADLKKEIGMDAEAVRLGEVSGETQFALDQFKVAAPRLVSTVANEVKNVILVDHNEFQQSVEDIRDVRILEVIDHHRISNFETSDPLYYRAEPVGCTATILNKLYKEHGVTIKKEIAGLMLSAIISDSLLFKSPTCTDQDVAAAHELAEIAGVNAEEYGLNMLKAGADLSGKSINEMITLDAKEFNMGDYKVEIAQVNTVDTADVLNRQQELEDAITQVIAEKELDLFVFAVTDILTNNSTALALGKKASAVEKAFNVTLSNNTAVLEGVVSRKKQVVPNLTEALAN